In Pseudomonas fluorescens, a genomic segment contains:
- a CDS encoding ExbD/TolR family protein has product MRTWDEPKKRKAHIELIPMIDVMMFLLVFFVLVSLNVIPALGMKTQLPSASSSQQLKPQNKFILTLGLEGQLQLDGKDLTVDALVPALKAAEKPDTKSTIIVNSDKGVEVSRLVEVMDTLRMGGFTSVSIATRKS; this is encoded by the coding sequence ATGAGAACCTGGGATGAACCCAAGAAGCGCAAGGCACACATCGAACTGATCCCGATGATCGACGTGATGATGTTCCTCCTGGTGTTTTTCGTACTCGTGAGCCTGAACGTGATTCCGGCGCTCGGTATGAAGACCCAGTTGCCCAGCGCCAGCAGCTCACAACAGCTCAAGCCACAGAACAAATTCATCCTGACCTTGGGCCTGGAAGGCCAACTGCAACTCGACGGCAAAGACCTTACGGTCGACGCTCTGGTACCGGCGCTGAAGGCGGCAGAGAAGCCCGATACCAAGTCGACGATCATCGTCAACAGCGACAAGGGCGTGGAAGTGTCGCGCCTGGTCGAGGTGATGGACACCCTGCGTATGGGTGGCTTTACCTCCGTGTCCATTGCCACGCGTAAGTCCTGA
- a CDS encoding alkaline phosphatase D family protein, giving the protein MSGEIDLGRRRVLAGLAVATTFSILSPFARSAGVDYPFTLGVASGDPLPDGFVIWTRLAPLFNAVDGQGGLRRAVPVRWRVASDAAMTRIVRQGEVMATERFAHSVHVEVAGLVAGRPYWYQFEGLGAQSPVGQSRTAPPRDAMASAHVGFVSCSHWERGYFSAYRHLAAEQPDLVFFLGDYIYDNSYAADSGKIIRPHGSGNAVSLTDYRNRYALYKTDPDLQALHAAAPSVATWDDHEVQNDYANRWSQDPRIPVAQFLQQRAAAYQAFYEHMPLRASSLPHGSDMRIYRRLDYGRLARFHVLDGRQYRSEQPCILANGSHQGHVAANTCADLRDPGRTMLGWQQEAWLDQGFAQSKAQWNVIAQDLLVAPLTQRDLTSHMPGRWTDGWDGYMANRSRMLASIERHRVKNPVFWGGDIHSFWVTDLHADGDRPDSPVVATEFVGTSVTSDGPPYDAFTQILPLNPHVKFFDSRQRGYVSVALEARKMLTNFRVITDPRDPAATVSTLKSFVVEPGRAGAIMV; this is encoded by the coding sequence ATGAGCGGCGAGATTGATCTTGGCCGCCGCCGGGTACTTGCCGGGCTGGCGGTGGCTACCACGTTTTCGATTCTCAGCCCGTTCGCCCGCAGTGCGGGAGTCGACTATCCCTTCACCTTGGGCGTGGCGTCTGGCGATCCGCTGCCAGATGGCTTTGTGATCTGGACACGCCTGGCGCCGTTGTTCAATGCGGTCGATGGCCAGGGTGGCTTGAGGCGTGCGGTGCCGGTACGTTGGCGAGTGGCCAGCGATGCGGCGATGACACGTATTGTGCGCCAGGGCGAGGTGATGGCCACCGAGCGGTTTGCCCATTCGGTGCATGTGGAGGTCGCGGGGTTGGTGGCGGGCAGGCCGTATTGGTACCAGTTCGAGGGGCTGGGGGCGCAGAGCCCGGTGGGGCAGTCGCGTACGGCGCCGCCACGGGATGCGATGGCATCGGCACACGTGGGGTTTGTTTCGTGCTCGCACTGGGAGCGTGGTTATTTCAGCGCCTATCGCCACTTGGCGGCGGAGCAACCCGACCTGGTGTTCTTCCTCGGCGACTACATCTATGACAATTCCTATGCGGCCGATTCGGGCAAGATCATTCGTCCCCATGGCAGTGGCAATGCGGTGAGCCTGACGGATTACCGCAACCGCTACGCCCTGTACAAAACCGATCCGGACCTGCAGGCGCTGCACGCCGCGGCCCCCAGCGTGGCCACCTGGGACGATCATGAGGTGCAGAACGACTACGCCAACCGCTGGTCCCAGGACCCCAGGATTCCAGTGGCACAATTTCTCCAGCAACGCGCAGCGGCCTACCAGGCGTTCTACGAACATATGCCGCTGCGCGCCAGCAGCCTGCCCCACGGCTCGGACATGCGTATCTACCGACGCCTGGACTATGGACGATTGGCGCGTTTCCACGTACTCGACGGCCGCCAGTATCGCTCCGAACAACCGTGCATCCTCGCCAATGGCAGCCACCAGGGGCATGTAGCGGCCAATACTTGCGCCGACTTGCGTGACCCAGGGCGCACGATGCTGGGGTGGCAGCAGGAGGCCTGGCTGGACCAGGGCTTCGCCCAGTCCAAGGCGCAGTGGAATGTGATCGCCCAGGACCTGCTGGTGGCACCGCTGACCCAACGCGACCTGACCAGCCACATGCCTGGGCGCTGGACCGATGGGTGGGATGGCTATATGGCTAATCGTTCGCGGATGCTGGCGTCCATCGAGCGTCATCGGGTCAAGAACCCGGTGTTCTGGGGCGGCGATATCCATTCGTTCTGGGTCACGGACCTGCATGCCGATGGCGATCGCCCGGATTCACCGGTCGTCGCCACCGAGTTTGTCGGCACGTCGGTGACGTCCGACGGGCCGCCCTATGACGCCTTCACCCAGATCCTGCCGCTGAACCCCCATGTGAAGTTTTTCGACAGTCGCCAGCGGGGCTATGTGTCGGTGGCATTGGAGGCGCGAAAGATGCTGACGAACTTTCGGGTGATTACCGATCCTCGCGACCCGGCAGCCACCGTTTCGACGCTCAAGTCGTTTGTAGTGGAGCCGGGGCGGGCAGGGGCGATCATGGTCTAG
- a CDS encoding serine-tRNA(Ala) deacylase AlaX has product MTERLFFTHDHLTAELEVLSCTPHAGQFAVILLSTIFHPQGGGQPFDTGWLGGSQVVRVTQEADRVVHYVDQPVEPGPITARVDEQRRTLHTRLHSAGHLIGNVGETLGWMPIKAHHWPGEGKITFIRGEQAQTMDAEAIQQQVNQWIAADFPRHMTLEDGTREVGFGELPAYACGGTHVQALSELGQVTILALSEKKGALSVRYEIN; this is encoded by the coding sequence ATGACCGAGCGCCTGTTTTTCACCCACGACCACCTCACAGCCGAGCTTGAAGTGCTGAGCTGCACGCCGCACGCAGGGCAATTTGCCGTCATCCTGCTATCGACGATTTTCCACCCCCAGGGCGGTGGCCAACCGTTCGACACGGGCTGGCTTGGCGGCAGTCAGGTAGTGCGGGTCACCCAAGAGGCCGATCGCGTGGTGCACTATGTCGACCAGCCGGTGGAACCGGGCCCGATCACGGCGCGGGTCGATGAGCAACGTCGCACCCTGCATACCCGCCTGCATTCCGCCGGCCACTTGATCGGCAATGTCGGCGAAACACTCGGCTGGATGCCGATCAAGGCGCACCATTGGCCAGGCGAAGGCAAGATCACGTTTATTCGTGGCGAACAGGCCCAGACCATGGACGCCGAAGCCATTCAGCAGCAGGTCAACCAATGGATCGCCGCCGACTTCCCGCGCCATATGACGCTGGAAGATGGCACCCGGGAAGTCGGCTTTGGCGAACTGCCCGCCTATGCCTGCGGCGGTACCCATGTGCAAGCGTTGAGCGAGCTGGGCCAGGTGACGATCCTGGCGCTGTCGGAGAAAAAGGGCGCGTTGTCCGTTCGCTACGAAATCAACTGA
- a CDS encoding LysR family transcriptional regulator, with amino-acid sequence MSINLPLPLLGEMAIFVKVVEAGSFSAAARQLSVSPSAVSRSISRLEQALATRLLQRTTRKLRLSEGGEEVFKRCQEMVNAARSVMEISGQFTHEPEGLVRVSVPKAVGRFVVHPHMPEFLRRYPKVDVQLILEDRHVDLIDDNVDLSIRITDSPPPGLVGRQLLPIEHLLCATPQYLAEHGTPGHPQDLLGHSCIYLGETPGDSRWKFRQGGRAVTVGVRGRYAANHTGVRLDAVLQHVGIGSLPYFTARHALEEGRLVQVLPAWDFIASYHGQAWLLHSPTRYLPPKLRVFIDYLVACMAKEPTLSPR; translated from the coding sequence ATGAGCATCAATCTTCCCTTGCCGCTGCTGGGTGAAATGGCGATCTTCGTCAAAGTGGTGGAAGCCGGCAGTTTCTCCGCAGCGGCGCGGCAATTGAGTGTTTCGCCGTCGGCGGTGAGCCGGAGTATTTCGCGACTCGAACAGGCGCTGGCGACTCGCCTGTTGCAGCGCACCACGCGCAAGTTGCGTTTGAGCGAGGGCGGCGAAGAAGTGTTCAAGCGTTGCCAGGAGATGGTCAACGCGGCGCGCTCGGTGATGGAAATCAGCGGCCAGTTCACCCACGAGCCCGAGGGCCTGGTGCGGGTCAGCGTGCCCAAGGCGGTGGGGCGTTTTGTGGTGCATCCGCATATGCCGGAGTTTCTGCGGCGTTATCCCAAGGTGGATGTGCAACTGATCCTGGAGGATCGGCATGTGGACCTGATCGACGACAACGTCGACCTGAGCATCCGCATCACCGACAGCCCGCCGCCTGGGCTGGTGGGGCGGCAACTGCTGCCCATCGAGCACTTGCTGTGCGCGACACCCCAGTATCTGGCCGAGCACGGCACGCCTGGCCATCCCCAGGATTTGTTAGGACACAGTTGTATCTACCTGGGGGAAACCCCGGGGGATTCACGCTGGAAATTTCGCCAGGGCGGCAGGGCGGTGACGGTCGGCGTGCGTGGGCGTTATGCGGCAAACCACACGGGCGTGCGGCTCGATGCCGTGTTGCAGCATGTGGGGATTGGTAGTTTGCCGTATTTCACCGCGCGGCATGCCTTGGAGGAAGGGCGCTTGGTGCAGGTGTTGCCCGCGTGGGACTTTATTGCGTCCTACCATGGCCAGGCGTGGTTGCTGCATTCGCCAACGCGGTATCTGCCGCCGAAGTTGCGGGTGTTTATCGATTATCTGGTGGCGTGCATGGCGAAGGAGCCGACGTTGAGCCCCCGCTGA
- a CDS encoding PA2817 family protein: MSNVVADHLVLLDHLRSILVAVGEAEQVPEESHTLFLERFDELRALLPIDPIESQYLGQDLMSQVILRYPQIAHLVPRDLLWFFGGDCLHFMPDEELDLYQALEERRFEAEQNDEPFDWNQEKQLLAMPQDQSKH; encoded by the coding sequence GTGTCCAACGTCGTTGCCGATCATCTCGTCTTGCTCGACCACCTGCGCAGTATCCTGGTTGCCGTCGGCGAAGCCGAACAGGTGCCCGAGGAAAGCCACACCCTGTTTCTCGAACGCTTTGACGAACTGCGCGCCCTGCTGCCGATCGACCCGATCGAAAGCCAGTACCTGGGCCAGGACCTGATGAGCCAGGTCATCCTGCGCTACCCGCAGATCGCCCACCTGGTGCCGCGCGACCTGCTGTGGTTCTTTGGCGGCGACTGCCTGCACTTCATGCCCGACGAAGAATTGGACCTGTACCAGGCCCTGGAAGAACGTCGCTTCGAAGCCGAACAGAACGACGAACCGTTCGACTGGAACCAGGAAAAGCAACTGCTGGCCATGCCACAGGACCAGAGCAAGCACTGA
- a CDS encoding acyl-CoA dehydrogenase gives MLLLWILVLVVGIAYLAHRRTAPLPALGVVAVYLLAMGAWSHAPGWLLLIFWVLIALVAAPLLLPDLRRQYFTKPLFSWFQKVLPPMSETERDAIDAGTVWWDGELFSGRPDWDKLLAYPKAQLTEEEQAFIDGPTEALCAMVSDWEIGQAMDLPPAAWEHIKTHGFFALIIPKEYGGKGFSAYAHSQVAMKLATRSGDLASTVMVPNSLGPAELLLHYGTDEQRNHYLPRLARGDDIPCFALTGPLAGSDAGAMPDTGVICKGEWEGKETLGLRLNWKKRYITLGPVATLLGLAFKAHDPDHLLGEEEDLGISLALIPTDTPGVNIGRRHLPLGAAFMNGPNSGKDVFIPLEFLIGGQEMLGKGWMMLMNCLSVGRSISLPAVGTGAAKFTSLVTGQYAQVREQFNVPLSAFEGIQEALARIGGNAWLMDSARMLTANAVDLGEKPSVLSAILKYHLTERGRECISHAMDVHGGKGIIMGPNNYLGRSWQGAPIFITVEGANILSRNLMIFGQGAIRCHPFVLKEMALAGREDHDQALKEFDGLLMQHIGFAVSNAASTLVLNLGVGHFEKAPGNRLSQRYFRALNRQAAAFALLADLSMMLLGGELKRRERLSARLGDVLSHMYLASAALKRYHDLDSPDHLEPLFTWAMEESLGESERALDELLSNFPSKVLGCLLRVIVFPFGRRHTGPSDALDAEVAAVIGRAKGDPTLEELLAGCYRPQSVDDPVGALQHAYDLLGASHPLQKKLHAALKSGQVKPTAGEPAIDAALHAGVLQPAEAQTLRDAEAARRKVIDVDDFSKEELAQAEGKVR, from the coding sequence ATGCTGTTGTTGTGGATACTGGTTCTGGTGGTCGGCATTGCCTACCTGGCACACCGCCGCACCGCGCCCCTGCCCGCCCTGGGCGTGGTCGCCGTTTACCTGCTGGCGATGGGCGCCTGGAGCCACGCACCGGGTTGGCTGCTGCTGATCTTCTGGGTGCTGATCGCCCTTGTCGCCGCGCCGCTGCTGCTGCCAGACCTGCGCCGCCAATACTTCACCAAGCCGCTGTTCAGCTGGTTCCAGAAAGTCCTGCCGCCGATGTCCGAGACCGAGCGCGACGCGATCGATGCGGGCACCGTGTGGTGGGACGGCGAACTGTTCAGTGGTCGCCCCGACTGGGACAAACTGCTGGCCTACCCCAAGGCGCAACTGACCGAAGAAGAGCAGGCCTTTATCGACGGCCCCACCGAAGCCCTCTGCGCCATGGTCAGCGACTGGGAAATCGGCCAGGCCATGGACCTGCCACCCGCTGCCTGGGAGCACATCAAGACCCACGGTTTCTTCGCCCTGATCATCCCCAAGGAATATGGCGGCAAGGGTTTCTCCGCCTACGCCCACTCCCAGGTGGCCATGAAGCTCGCCACCCGCAGCGGCGACCTGGCCTCCACGGTGATGGTGCCCAACTCCCTCGGCCCGGCCGAACTGCTGCTGCACTACGGCACCGACGAACAACGCAACCACTACCTGCCACGCCTGGCCCGTGGCGACGATATTCCGTGCTTCGCCCTCACCGGCCCGCTGGCGGGCTCCGACGCCGGCGCCATGCCCGACACCGGGGTGATCTGCAAGGGTGAATGGGAAGGCAAGGAAACCCTGGGCCTGCGCCTGAACTGGAAAAAACGCTACATCACCCTCGGCCCTGTCGCGACCCTGCTCGGCCTGGCCTTCAAGGCCCATGACCCGGACCACCTGCTGGGTGAAGAAGAAGACCTCGGCATCAGCCTGGCGCTGATCCCGACCGATACGCCCGGGGTCAACATCGGCCGCCGCCACCTCCCCCTGGGCGCGGCATTCATGAATGGCCCCAACTCGGGCAAGGATGTGTTCATCCCCCTGGAATTCCTGATCGGTGGCCAGGAAATGCTCGGCAAGGGCTGGATGATGTTGATGAACTGCCTGTCGGTAGGCCGCTCGATCTCCCTGCCCGCCGTCGGCACCGGCGCCGCCAAGTTCACCAGCCTGGTCACCGGCCAATACGCCCAGGTGCGCGAACAGTTCAACGTACCGCTGTCGGCCTTCGAAGGTATCCAGGAAGCCCTGGCACGTATCGGCGGCAATGCGTGGCTGATGGACAGTGCGCGGATGCTCACCGCCAATGCCGTCGACCTCGGGGAAAAACCCTCGGTGCTGTCGGCGATCCTCAAGTACCACCTGACCGAGCGCGGCCGCGAGTGCATCAGCCACGCCATGGACGTACACGGTGGCAAGGGCATCATCATGGGCCCGAACAACTACCTGGGTCGCAGCTGGCAGGGGGCACCGATCTTCATCACCGTGGAGGGCGCGAATATCCTCTCGCGCAACCTGATGATCTTCGGCCAGGGCGCGATTCGCTGCCATCCCTTCGTGCTCAAGGAAATGGCCCTGGCCGGTCGCGAAGACCACGACCAGGCCCTGAAGGAGTTCGACGGCCTGCTGATGCAGCACATCGGGTTTGCCGTGAGCAACGCGGCCAGCACCCTGGTACTCAACCTCGGTGTCGGGCATTTCGAAAAAGCCCCGGGCAACCGTTTGAGCCAGCGCTACTTCCGTGCGCTGAACCGCCAGGCCGCCGCGTTCGCGCTGCTCGCCGACCTGAGCATGATGCTGCTGGGCGGAGAATTGAAACGCCGCGAACGCCTGTCGGCGCGCCTGGGTGATGTGCTGAGCCATATGTACCTGGCCTCGGCGGCGCTCAAGCGTTACCACGACCTGGATTCGCCGGACCACCTTGAACCGCTGTTCACCTGGGCCATGGAAGAAAGCCTCGGCGAGTCGGAGCGCGCACTGGATGAACTGCTGAGCAACTTCCCGAGCAAGGTGCTTGGCTGCCTGCTGCGGGTGATCGTATTCCCGTTCGGCCGTCGCCATACGGGGCCATCCGATGCGCTGGATGCCGAGGTGGCCGCGGTCATCGGCCGCGCCAAGGGCGACCCGACGCTCGAGGAGTTGCTGGCCGGCTGCTATCGCCCGCAATCGGTGGACGATCCCGTAGGCGCCCTGCAACACGCCTACGACCTGCTCGGCGCCAGTCATCCGTTGCAAAAGAAACTGCATGCTGCGCTCAAGAGCGGCCAGGTCAAGCCAACGGCCGGCGAGCCTGCCATCGACGCGGCGCTGCACGCCGGGGTGCTGCAACCGGCCGAAGCGCAGACCCTGCGCGACGCCGAGGCGGCACGGCGCAAGGTGATCGACGTGGATGATTTCAGCAAGGAAGAACTGGCCCAGGCAGAGGGCAAGGTCCGCTGA
- a CDS encoding transglutaminase-like domain-containing protein, which produces MDTYLSPSRFIDSDHPAVVEFAEKHRGTRTVLSDQAVALYYAVREAVRYNPYTFSRDPGTLNASFALAAGESYCVPKATLLAACARHCGIPARIGLADVRNHLSTPRLIALLKSDVFAMHGYTELYLNGRWVKATPAFNQQLCELFDVPPLEFDGVNDSVFHAFNRQGQRSMEYVVDHGQFPDVPEAFFFAHLQQCYPHLFTDDMPSLLGDLRSDLSRA; this is translated from the coding sequence ATGGATACGTACCTGAGTCCCAGCCGCTTCATCGATAGTGACCACCCTGCCGTGGTGGAGTTCGCCGAAAAACACCGCGGTACCCGCACGGTTTTAAGTGACCAGGCAGTCGCCCTGTATTACGCCGTACGGGAGGCGGTGCGCTACAACCCCTACACCTTCAGCCGCGACCCAGGCACCTTGAACGCCAGCTTCGCCCTGGCGGCTGGCGAAAGCTATTGCGTGCCCAAGGCCACCTTGCTCGCCGCCTGTGCGCGGCACTGCGGCATTCCGGCGCGCATCGGCCTGGCGGACGTGCGCAATCACCTGTCGACGCCGCGCCTGATCGCGCTGCTCAAAAGTGATGTGTTCGCCATGCACGGCTACACCGAGCTTTATTTGAACGGCCGCTGGGTCAAGGCGACGCCCGCGTTCAACCAGCAATTGTGTGAGCTGTTCGATGTGCCGCCGCTGGAGTTCGACGGGGTCAATGACAGTGTTTTCCATGCGTTCAACCGCCAGGGGCAACGCTCGATGGAGTACGTGGTGGATCATGGGCAATTTCCCGATGTGCCCGAGGCTTTCTTCTTCGCCCATCTCCAGCAGTGTTACCCGCACCTGTTTACCGACGACATGCCGAGCCTGCTGGGCGATCTGCGCAGTGATTTAAGCCGCGCGTGA
- a CDS encoding glutathione S-transferase family protein → MLKIWGRKNSSNVRKALWCAEELGLDYEAIDAGGAFGVVDTPQYRALNPNGRVPVIEDGDFVLWESNTIVRYLCAKQASSWYPSDLKARANAEKWMDWTTSTLAEPFKSVFWGIVRTPADKQNWDAIHAGRQACIDALKTVDQALATQPYLSGNEIGMGDIPLGCFIYAWFEMPIERPSMPHLEAWYQRLQQRPAYRKAVMTALT, encoded by the coding sequence ATGCTGAAAATCTGGGGTCGTAAAAATTCATCAAACGTCAGGAAAGCACTGTGGTGCGCCGAGGAACTCGGCCTGGACTATGAGGCAATTGATGCGGGCGGGGCTTTTGGCGTGGTCGACACGCCGCAATACCGGGCGTTGAACCCCAATGGCCGGGTGCCGGTGATCGAAGACGGCGATTTTGTCCTGTGGGAGTCCAACACCATCGTGCGTTACCTCTGCGCCAAGCAGGCATCCAGCTGGTACCCGAGCGACCTGAAGGCGCGGGCCAACGCGGAAAAATGGATGGATTGGACCACGTCGACCCTCGCCGAACCGTTCAAGAGCGTGTTCTGGGGCATTGTGCGCACGCCCGCTGACAAACAGAACTGGGACGCCATCCACGCCGGGCGCCAGGCCTGCATCGATGCGCTCAAAACCGTCGACCAGGCCCTTGCCACCCAACCCTACCTGTCAGGTAATGAGATCGGCATGGGTGATATCCCTCTGGGCTGCTTTATCTACGCCTGGTTTGAAATGCCCATCGAACGCCCTTCGATGCCCCATCTAGAGGCCTGGTACCAGCGCCTGCAACAACGGCCGGCCTACCGCAAAGCGGTCATGACCGCGTTGACTTAA
- a CDS encoding ABC transporter ATP-binding protein, producing the protein MSSALSIRQLTKTYGNGFQALSGIDLDVAEGDFFALLGPNGAGKSTTIGILSTLVNKTSGTVNIFGHDLDQSPAALKRCIGVVPQEFNFNQFEKTFDIVVTQAGYYGIPAKIAKERAEQYLTQLGLWDKRDVPSRSLSGGMKRRLMIARALVHEPRLLILDEPTAGVDIELRRSMWTFLTELNEKGITIILTTHYLEEAEQLCRNIGIIDHGTIVENTSMRNLLSQLHVETFVLDLKNNLSVPPQLVGYPTRLVDGHTLEVQVDKAMGITALFSQLATQNIEVLSLRNKTNRLEELFVSLVEKNLAKVAV; encoded by the coding sequence ATGAGTTCCGCTCTGTCCATCCGGCAGCTAACCAAAACCTACGGCAACGGTTTCCAGGCCCTGAGTGGTATCGATCTGGACGTTGCCGAAGGTGATTTCTTCGCCTTGCTTGGCCCCAACGGTGCCGGCAAATCCACCACCATCGGTATCCTTTCGACCCTGGTCAACAAGACCAGCGGCACGGTGAATATTTTTGGCCATGACCTGGACCAATCCCCGGCGGCGCTCAAGCGTTGCATCGGTGTGGTGCCCCAGGAATTCAACTTCAACCAGTTTGAAAAGACCTTCGACATTGTCGTGACCCAGGCCGGTTACTACGGCATTCCGGCGAAAATCGCCAAGGAACGCGCCGAACAGTACCTGACCCAACTGGGCCTGTGGGACAAACGCGACGTGCCTTCGCGTTCGCTCTCCGGCGGTATGAAGCGGCGCCTGATGATCGCCCGCGCGCTGGTGCACGAACCGCGCCTGTTGATCCTCGATGAGCCCACCGCCGGGGTGGACATCGAACTGCGTCGCTCGATGTGGACCTTCCTCACCGAGCTGAACGAGAAAGGCATCACCATCATCCTCACCACCCACTACCTGGAAGAGGCCGAGCAGCTGTGCCGCAACATTGGCATCATCGACCACGGCACCATCGTCGAGAACACCAGCATGCGTAACCTGCTGAGCCAGTTGCATGTGGAGACGTTCGTGCTCGACCTGAAAAACAACCTGTCGGTACCGCCGCAACTGGTCGGCTACCCGACTCGCCTGGTCGACGGCCACACCCTGGAAGTCCAGGTGGACAAAGCCATGGGCATCACTGCGTTGTTCAGCCAATTGGCGACCCAGAACATCGAAGTGTTGAGCCTGCGTAACAAAACCAATCGCCTTGAGGAGTTGTTCGTGTCCCTGGTGGAAAAAAACCTGGCGAAGGTGGCGGTATGA
- a CDS encoding ABC transporter permease, with product MSSELQPNLVALQTIVYREVKRFTRIWPQTLLPPAITMVLYFVIFGNLIGRQIGDMGGFTYMEYIVPGLIMMSVITNSYGNVVSSFFGSKFQRSIEELMVSPVSPHTILIGYTLGGVLRGLMVGVIVTLLSLFFTHLQVHHLGVTLLVVVLTATIFSLLGFINAVFARNFDDISIIPTFVLTPLTYLGGVFYSITLLPPFWQTVSLANPVLHMVNAFRYGILGVSDIKISVAITFMIVATVVLYIGCAKLLVSGRGMRT from the coding sequence ATGAGTTCTGAACTGCAACCCAACCTCGTCGCGCTGCAGACCATTGTCTATCGCGAAGTGAAGCGCTTCACCCGGATCTGGCCGCAGACCCTGCTGCCACCGGCGATCACCATGGTCCTGTACTTCGTGATCTTCGGTAACCTGATCGGCCGGCAGATCGGCGACATGGGTGGCTTCACCTATATGGAGTACATCGTGCCCGGCCTGATCATGATGTCGGTGATCACCAACTCCTACGGCAACGTGGTCTCCAGTTTCTTCGGCAGCAAATTCCAGCGTTCTATCGAAGAACTGATGGTCTCGCCGGTGTCGCCACACACCATCCTGATCGGCTACACACTGGGTGGCGTGCTGCGAGGCTTGATGGTCGGTGTGATCGTGACCTTGCTGTCGCTGTTCTTCACCCACCTGCAAGTGCACCACCTGGGGGTCACCCTGTTGGTGGTGGTGCTGACGGCGACGATCTTCTCGTTGCTGGGCTTTATCAACGCAGTGTTTGCACGCAACTTCGACGATATCTCGATCATCCCGACGTTCGTGCTGACCCCACTGACCTACCTGGGCGGAGTGTTCTACTCCATCACCTTGCTGCCGCCGTTCTGGCAGACCGTGTCCCTGGCCAACCCGGTGCTGCACATGGTCAACGCGTTCCGCTACGGCATCCTTGGGGTGTCGGACATCAAGATCAGCGTGGCGATCACCTTCATGATCGTGGCCACGGTGGTGTTGTATATCGGTTGCGCGAAGTTGCTGGTGAGCGGGCGCGGGATGCGTACCTGA
- a CDS encoding TetR/AcrR family transcriptional regulator: MAIKEGLRPGGRSARVQESVHSAVRELLETHERSSVTVPMIAARARVTPSTIYRRWGDLSVLLADVALARMRPDSEPANTGSLRGDLQAWAEQYLDEMSSEPGRNMMRDVQCRATPGYCVSILSGQFQAIVDRYPHDTPPPPSVDHLINLLAAPTVFRILFSSTPLTVEELHELIELALQT, translated from the coding sequence ATGGCGATAAAAGAAGGCCTCCGCCCGGGGGGCCGCAGTGCCCGGGTACAAGAGTCCGTCCATTCGGCGGTGCGTGAACTGCTGGAAACCCATGAGCGTTCCAGTGTCACCGTGCCGATGATTGCCGCGCGCGCGCGCGTCACCCCCTCAACCATCTACCGACGCTGGGGCGACCTCTCCGTGTTGCTCGCGGACGTGGCCCTGGCCCGCATGCGCCCCGACAGCGAGCCGGCCAACACCGGCAGCCTGCGTGGCGACCTGCAAGCCTGGGCCGAGCAATACCTGGATGAAATGAGTTCGGAGCCGGGGCGCAACATGATGCGCGATGTGCAGTGCCGGGCTACGCCTGGGTACTGCGTGAGCATCCTCAGCGGGCAGTTCCAGGCGATTGTCGATCGCTACCCGCACGACACGCCGCCACCGCCCAGCGTGGATCACCTGATCAACCTGCTGGCGGCACCGACGGTGTTTCGTATTCTGTTCTCGAGCACACCGCTGACGGTTGAAGAACTGCACGAGCTGATCGAGCTGGCATTGCAGACCTGA